CGCGAGTCTGCTGCTCCGTCGCGTCGAGGATCGCCTCCATGGCTGCCTCCACCACCGGCGCGCCGAATTCGGCAAACAGCCGCGACAGCCGCCGCTCGCCGAGATGCGCCGCGCCGAGCATCGCGGCGAGGTCACCGCGGAATTCCCGGGGGTTGCGAATGTTCAGCGCCAGCAGATCGAGCAGATCATCGCGCAGCTTGCCGGCCTCATAGAGTTTTATTGGCGGAACGCGCAGGCCTTCCTGATAGATCTCGGTGGCGGCGGGATTATAGGCGCCATGGGTGGCGCCGCCGATATCGCTCTGGTGCGCCCGCACGATGGTCCAGAGCAGCCGCTTTCCACCGGCGAAGACCGGCACGAAGGCGGTGAGATCGGGCAGATGGCTGCCGCCATGATAGGGATCGTTGAGCAGGATGACGTCGCCCGGTTTGACATCCTTGAACCGCTCCTCGACCGCGAGCGTCGCCCAGGGCAGCGCGCCGACGTGAACCGGAAGATGATCGGCTTGCGCGATCAAACGTCCATCGGTGTCGCAGATCGCCAGCGAAAAATCGCGGCTCGAATTGAGGATCTGCGAATAGGAGGTGCGAAGCATCGCTTCGCCCATCTCCTTCACGATCGAACTGAGCCGGTGCTGGACGACGGAGCGCGTGATGGGATCGATCTTGGCGGACATTGAACCCGTTCTTGTTATGCTGGTCAGAGCGTGCCTGCGACTTCCCCAAGCGCGCCCGACGCCGCATCGATGATCGCATGTATATCGGCATCCGTCATCGGGGTCGACAACGCCATCAATCCGTAGCCCGCGGCCAGCACGCCGCGATTGAGCAGCCCGCGCGAGAACACCGCCTGACGCCGGCCCTCTTCCTCGCTCATATAGGCCGAGCGATAGTCGCGGATCGGCCGATCCGCAAAATGAACCTTGAGCAGGGAGCCTAAACCCACCGTGCCGCCCGGCACGCCGCGGCGCTTGAACGCCGCGTCGATGCCGGACCGAACCGCCGCGCCCATCGCGTCGAGCCGCGCAAAGGCCGCATCGTCGAGCAGCTCCATCGCAGCGATCCCAGCACGCATCGTCACCGGATTGGCGGAGAACGTGCCGCCATGCGGCAGCGCCGGCTTGCCCGGGCGCGGATCGAATACCGCCATGACGTCGTTGTGGCCACCGATCGCGCCGACGGGAAAGCCGCCGCCGATGATTTTTCCCAATGTGGTCAAATCCGGATCGATATTCCAGATGCCCTGCGCGCCGCGATAGCCGAGACGGAACGTGATGACTTCGTCGAAGATCAATAGCGCCCCGACCTCGCGCGTGACCTTTCGCAGCGCCTCCAGATAGGCCCCGTCCGCCGGCGCGAGACCGGCACGATTGGGCATGGGATCGACCAGCACGCAGGCGAGCCCCTCGCCGTGCTCGCGGATCAGGCTGACGGCGGCTTCGGTGTCGTTGAAGGGAATGGTGACGACATCGGCCAGCACATTGTCAGGCGTACCCTTGGCGTAGGCGACCGATACCGGCGCGTTGCGGCCCCAGGCTTCCGGCACAGGGTCCAGGCTCACCTCGGCATAGTCATAGGAGCCGTGATAGGCGCCCTCGCATTTGGCGATTTTTGGACGGCCGGTATGCGCACGCGCTGCCTTCAGCGCCATCATCACGGCTTCGGTGCCGGAATTGGCAAACCTGACCTGTTCGACTGACGTCAGGCGCGAGACCAGGAGTTCGGCGAGATCGACCTCGGATTCCGTCGGCAGGCCGAACGCCGACCCCAGCGCGAGCTGCGCGGTCGCCGCTCTTACCAATGCAGGATGGGCGTGGCCGTGAATCTGCGACGTAAAATTGTTTATGCAGTCGATGTAAACGTTGCCGTCGAGATCCCAGACCCGGCAGCCCTCGCCGCGCACGGCGTAGATCGGATAGGGCTTCATGAACACGGTGGTGCGGGTGTTGCCGCCGGGCAGGCTCGCCAGCGCGCGGTCGTACATTTTCTGCGAAGAAGAATTTGAATCCGGGTACATGCGGGATCCGAAGATGGTGGGGCAAGCCCTTATAGCCGCTGGCTTTCTGCTCGCAAACCATCGCTTTGTCGCGGCTGCCATCCGGAGAATGCGGCGCGGCTCACCGAACCAGCTCACGAATACGTGTGCGGTATCCCGCCAAAACAGTCGCAGATGACGGAATAGAGCGCGCCGCCACGCGTCATCCCCATGCACGCTGTTTGCAAAGCATTCGAACTCGAATCCGGAAGGTACTGCGACGATGCTGCAATTCTTCAAACCCGGCCTGGGCGCCGCGTTCTTCGGCCTGCGCCTCCTCGTCGCTTTCGCCGCGCCGCCTCTGGCGTTCGCGCATGAAGCGCATCAGCCACCACAACAGGCTGCGACGCCGGATGAAAACGCTTTCCTCGCCGAAAACGAGGCCGCGATGAGCAAGATGATGAGCGCGATGGAGGCAAAGCCGACCGGCGACGTCGACCGCGACTTCGTCGCCATGATGGCGCCGCACCATCAGGGCGCGATCGACATGGCCGTGCTCGAACTGCGTTACGGCAAGAACGAGCAGCTCCGACGTATCGCGCAGGAAATCATCGTCAGCCAGATGCAGGAGATCGCCGCGATGAAGCTGGCGGTCGGCGAGCCGGTCACGGCTTCCGTTCCCGCGCCAACGGAAACCAGCCAGGCGCCGGCGATACATCATCACATGAACATGTCTGCAGGCATGAAGAAGTAGGAGCAACAGATGAACTATTCGACCTTGAGAAGCAGCCTGCTGGCCTGCACGATCGTCGCCGCATTGACTACCACCTTAATGTTGCCTGCGGCGGCCTTGGCCGGCCAGCCCCCCGGCGCCGCGACCTCCCCCGACATTCCAATCAGCCATCGCGACCGCGTCTACGCCGCGGAACAATTTTCGAACACCGTTTCCGTCACCGATCCCGTCGACAACAAGCTGCTCGGCGTGATCCGCCTTGGCGATCCCCAGCCCGGCAATTTCAGCCCGCTCTACAAGGGACAGGTGCTGGTCCACGGCATGGGCTATTCACCCGACCACAAGACACTCGCCGTCGTCTCGATCGGATCGAATTCGGTGACCTTCATCGACACCGCGACCAACGCGGTCAAGCACGTCACCTATGTCGGCCGTTCGCCGCACGAGGCGTTCTTCACGCCGGATGGAAGGGAGGTCTGGGTCACCGTGCGCGGCGAGAACTATATCAGCGTGATCGACGCTACAAGTTTTGCCGAGAAGAGGCGCATCGAGGTGCCTGCCGGCCCCGGCATGCAGATCTTCTCGCCCGACGGCAAGTACGGCTACGTCTGCTCGTCCTTCAATCCGGAGACGGTCGTGGTGTCAGTCGCCGACCACGCCATTGTCGCGCGGGTGAAGCAGGAGAGCCCGTTCTGCCCAAACATCGCCGCCACGCCTGACGGCGAACAGGTGTGGTTTACGCTCAAGGACATCGGCAAGACGCAAGTGTTCAATGCAAGGCCGCCGTTCAACCCGATCAAGACGATCGAGACCGGCCCGATCACCAACCATGTCAACTTCGCGCGCACGCCGAAGGGAACTTTCGCCTATGTCACGATCGGCGGCACCAACGAGGTCAAGGTGTTTCGTACCGACGATTTCTCGCAAGTAGCGACCATCCCGGTCGGCAATCTGCCGCACGGCGTCTGGCCGTCGGGCGACGGCACACGCGTCTATGTCGGCCTCGAAAACGCCGACGCCCTCGCTGCGATCGACACCGCCACCAACAAGGTGGTGGCCAATATTCCGATCGGCCAGGCGCCGCAAGCGATCGCCTATGTACCGGGCGCGGCGCCCAATCCGGACGACCGGCAGAATTTGCAAAGCCTCGGCATTGCCGGTCAGGTCGCGCATCTTACCCTCGGCCCAAAGGGCGAAGCGAGGGGCGAAAAATCGCCGACCAGTGTCTCGCTGTTCGATCAAGGCTTGATCCAGGTCGTACAGGCATCGGTGACCGGACTTCAACCGAAGCAGCGCTACGTGCTGGCGCTGGCCGACAAGAACGACGGAACCGGATCGGTGCAACCGCTTGCCGCCTTCATGACCAACCCGGCAGGGTCGGCCATCGTCAATGCGGTCGGGCCGATCCGGCAAATCGTTCAGAATTCGACCGCGGCCGAACGGCGATATCTGGTCATCGCTCCCGGCGAGCCCACGAAATTCGGTGATGCCGTGCAGGTCCAGGCTCCATGAACGACATGCTGCGCCTGGTCGAGCCGGTGATTCCAGCCCTGCGCCGTTATGCGCGGGCGCTGGTCCGTAACCGAGCCACCGCCGACGATCTGGTGCAGGATTGTCTGGAGCGGGCCGTCCGCCATTGGCATGAGCGGCACGAAGGCGATCCGCGTTCGTGGCTGTTCACGATCCTGCATAACCTTGCGGTCAACCAGTTTCGCCGCTCGGCGCGCCGGGGCCAGCACATCGCCATCGACGAGGCCAATGAAGATGATTTCGGGCAGAACGCCGTGCAAGAACAGAAACTGATGTACCAGGACGTCCTCGACAAGCTTGCGCGCCTTCCGGACGACCAGCGCGCCGTGCTGCTTCTGGTCGCCGTGGAAGACCTGTCCTATGCCGACACCGCCAGGGCGCTCGACATTCCCATCGGCACCGTGATGTCGCGCCTGTCGCGGGCGCGCGAAAAATTACAGCAGGAAATCGAAGGGAGCGCGGACGGCGCACCGAAAAACGTGGTGCAGTTGCGGAGCATGAAATGACCAACCGGCCCATCACGGAAGACGATCTCCACGCCTATGTGGATGGCGTTCTGGAACCCGAGCGGGAGGCGGAAGTCGCCGCCTATCTCGAAGGCCACCCCGACATGGCCCGCCGCGTCGCCGCCTTTTCGGATCAGCGCGATCTGCTGCGCCAGGCGCTGGCGCCGATTGCAGACGAACCCTTGCCGTCGCGGCTCAATTTGTCAGGGATGATCGAGAAGCGGCAGCGACGACCCTCGCCCATCTGGTGGGCGGTCGCGGCGATGCTGATGCTGTGCATTGGCGGTCTCGGTGGCTGGGTGATGCGCGGCAGCTTGCGGACCTCGTCCGGCGGCCTTGCCGCGCTCGCGCAGGAAGCAGCCTATTCGTACAGCGTCTATGCGCCGGACCGTGTCCGGCCGGTCGAGATGCGGGCATCCGACAGCGCGCAACTGGTGCAGTGGGTGTCGAACCGCCTGAAGCAGCCGGTGAAGCTGCCGGACCTGACGGCTTCCGGCTATCGCCTGATGGGTGGGCGGCTGATCGCGACGTCGCATGGCCCCGCCGCGATGTTCATGTATGACGACGATCGCGGCGATCGACTGGTGGTGTTGACGCGCCCGATGATCTCGGACCAGAGCGCACCGATGGCGCCGCATTCGGGAGGCGATGTCTCGGGCTTTGCCTGGGCCGATGGCGGGATGGGTTACAGCCTGGTGGGACAGGCCGCGGCCGAAGCCCTCAAGCCGATCGCCAACGAGGTCCGCAGGCAAGCGCGCAGCATCTAGAGCATGCTTCAACAGAGTTGAATCATGCTCGTCGATCATCTTTTTGTTTGAGCATGATCTCCGCGCAAACGCGTTCCGCGTTTGTCGCGAGGGAAAACCGGTGTCCACTTTTCCGGATCATGCTCCTAGGATTTCGACGGCTGAGTGTAGGCCACGAACACCACCGTACCGGCGACCAGGGCCGCCGCCATGAACAGCAGCACCGCGGGCAATCCGTACAGCGTCGCGACCACGCCGGTCGACGATTGCATCAGCGCGGCGCCGAGGAAGAATGCGAGGTTGATCGCGGAGAGCGCCTTGCCGGCGTTTTGCGCGTCGACGAGTTGCCGCGTCATGCCGTAGAGCAATGGCTGCGTCGAGATCGCGATGCCGATCAGGACGAACAGCGCGCCGTCGATCTGGGCCGGCACCGCGTTCACGCCGAATAGCTCAGACAGCGGATGATGCGGCGCGCCGGCCGCCATCACAGCGAGCAGCAACGCGGCAAAGGAATGCGCCGCGGCCAGCACTTCGCGGCGATGGCCGATGCTGCGATCGAGGATCCCCATCAGCACGGGCCCTGCGATCAAGGCGAGCGTGAAGAGGCCGAGCATGTTGCCCGCCTCGATGCGGCCGAGCGCCTTGATCTCCATCAGCCACGGGCCGCCCCACAATCCCCGCAGCACCAGCGAGGCCGCCAGCGAGACCAGCGCCAGCCCGATCAGGCCGCGCAGCGGGCGTGACAGCCCGATCCGAAGCACCTCGGCCATCTGCGAGAGCGGCGAGGATGGATCGGCCTGCGCGGCCGGCTGTTTCGGGACCAGCAGAAACACCGCAATCGCCACGACAGCGCCAAAACCGGCGGAGATCCAGAATCCCGCGCGCCATCCCCAGAGTTCGACGACAAAGGCCAGCGGGCTCGCCGACAGCAGCATGCCGATATTGCCGATCGACAGGATGATCCCGGACCACAGGCCGAAGCGCGCCGCAGACATCTGCTTGGCGGCGAGCGTCATCGGGCACATCAGCATGCCCGAGGTGGCAACGCCGAGCAGGAACTGCCCGAACAGGAAACTCTCAGGCCCGGTAGCGAGCCCCGACGCCAGCGCGCCGACAATGGTTCCGCACAGCAAGCTCAACGAAACCGGGCGGACGCCAAAACGATCCATCGCGGCTCCGACCGGAATCTGCGAGGCGGCGAAGGCGAAATGATAGATCGAGGTGAGGCTCGCCAGCGTCTGCGGCGGCGTGCGGAAGTCCGCCGCCATCACGTCGAGGCTGATCGCCGGAATGGTCCGCAGCAGCGTTGACAGCATGTGGCCGCAGGCCAGCGCCAGAAGCGCAAAAATCAGCGCGCGGAGATTGGTATCCGCGCTATCGGCCTTGCCGTCCATGAACCGCCTCGCCCCAAAATAGTTTCAGGGCGAGGTATCACCAATAGGGTGGAAACGCGAATCCGGCCCGGTTGCCCGATCAGCTCTTGTGGAACACCAATGTTCGCAGCTCGATGCTCTCGCGCGGGGCTGCGTCGGCGGGCGTAGTGGGGTCGACGAAGGCGGTGTGCGGCCCGAACCGCGTGCGGCCGTCGGTTGCGGAATCGTAGCACTTCAGCAGCAGCGCCTCGTCGGTCCTCATTTCCGGGATGTAGTACCAGCGATGGTTCGGGTTGTATTTCACCGAATAGGTTTCACCGCTGCGGTTTGGATAAATCAGATCGGAAGCGACGAGATCGCTGGGCTCGACGGTCTGGCCGTCGGCCATCGCAAGTGGCGCATCGCGCAGCGGGCCCCGGATCGGCCGCCAGACATTGATGACCTGCACGCGCCCCTTCAGAAGTTCGTCGGCCTCTTCAGGCAAGTGTTCGCGAACGCGGTTGGCGCCCGAGATGTCGGTTTGATCGACATGCACGCGCGTTGCTGGCTGGCGCGGACCGGCGCCTCTGATATCGGCGGCACCTTCCACACGCTTGCGCACGGTATGGTCGAAGATGAGGACGCGGTCAGCTTTGAGCGTCGCCTTCAGAAAGGCTTCCACGGCGGGGTAGTAGACGCTCCTCACTTCCTTGTCGTCGTAGAAATTCCTGACGATGGTGGGATGGCGGACCAGTGCAAAGCCTTCGCGGTCCAAAGAGAGGTTGCCGGCGATCAGGCGCGCATCGAAGATCGGGACGTTGTGCGGTTCAGGCAGCGCGGTGGATTTGGGCTCACCCGGCGGCGGATCGAAGGCGTAGGTGCGGGGTTTTCCCGGGGTCGGTGCGAGATAGTTCAGCTCGGCGGTAACGAAGGGAAGCGATTCGAGTTTGGCTTGTTGCAGGCCCATGGTGCTGGACTCCATTGTTTGTTCTGTTTGATCTTGGCGCGGCCGACCGGTCCCACAAGACGCTTACGAAAATAGCAAATTTGTCATTCCCGGCCGCGACAAATGGGGAAAATCCTTGTCCGAAGCGCCGGCCGAACCGGATAGTCTTCCCCGCTTCACACGTTCGTCATCGCCCGAGAGCGGCCGTTACAGGCCGGCTCCTTTACCAATGGCCTCAGAAAACGACCGATCGACGATATCGGCCGCGTTGAGGTTCTGCTTGATGAGACCCGCGCGGAAATAGAGATCGATGGTCTTCTGCTCATCGGCGACGACGTCGTCATCGATTGGTGTGATCCTGATCTTCGCCCGCGTCAGCCAATTGAGCGGCACTGCTGTGGGAATGTTCATGAGCTTGCCCCAGGTCTCGGCATAGCTACCCACGTTCCCGGCGGACCATGCCCGCGCTGCCGCCAGACGGCGCACGAAATCCTCAAGTTCGGGGCGCTTGTCCCTGATGGCGATTGGCGTCGCGACCTGAAAACCCAGGCCAGGCGTGAGGCCCTCACCGGTGATGACCCGGCGCGATTTGAACAGCACCTCTTCCTGGCTGACATAGGGTTCCCAAGTCGACCACGCATCGACGGCGCCTTGCGTGTAGGCGACCTTGGCGTCTGACGGCGCGAGGAACGCGATCTGGACATCATCAACCTTCCATCCCCTCGCCTCGAGTGCGGCGAGGATCAACTGGTGGCCGATCGAACCGCGGCCGGTTGCGATCTTCTTGCCGCGCAGATCGTCAAAACTCTTGATCGGCGACTGTTCCCGCACCAGCACCGCGAGCCCGTCCCGCGACTGCCGGACGGCGGCGATCGCCTTCACCGGCACGTTGGCGGCAGCCGCAAAGGTGAATGGCGCATCTCCTACCAGCCCGGTCTCGATTGCGCCGGCGCCCAGCGCTTCCAATAGCGGCGCTGCGGCGGGAAACTCCTTCCACTCGATCTTGTAAGGGACATCCTTCAACACGCCGGCCGCTTCCATCACGGCCTGCGAATTGCCCTTCTGGTCGCCCACCCGAAGCGTGGTTTGCGCGGAAGCGGGAATGGCAAAGCCGAGCAACAGCCCGGCGGCAAGTGCGAGGCGGATCATTGCGCGGCCACCCCATGCGCCGACTGGCGTTCGGCAATGAGTTTTCGCGTCAGCGGAATCAGCTCGCGGCCATATTCAATGGCGTCGATCAAAGGATCAAAGCCGCGAATGAGGAAATGGCTGATGCCAAGCTCGTAATAGTCGCCGAACACTTCGGCGACCTGCTCGGGCGTACCGACCAGCGCCGTGGTGTTGCTGTTGGCGCCGGTCAGTTTGGCGATCTCGGTCCACAGCCGCTTGTCGATCCGGGTACCCTGCTCCGCCAGCGCCAGCAGACGTCGCGCGCCGGCCGTCGCATGACCGTCGGCCGGTTTGCGATAGCCGGTCTTGTCCTGCAGCGCGGTGGCGCGGGCGAGGATATCGTCGGCCTTGGCCCAGGCTTTTTCCTCCGTCTCGGCGAGAATCGGCCGGACGGACAGGCTGAATCGTGGCGTCGGCCGGCCGTATCTCGCGGCGGCGGCACGCACGCGCGCGGTGACGTCCCGCACCTGTGCGTAGGACTCGCCCCACAGCGCAAACGTGTCGGCATGCTTGCCGGCCACCTCGATCGCCGCATCCGAGCCGCCGCCGACGAAGGTGTAGATGCCGCCGGGATGATGGGGCTTGATCTGGGAGAAGCCCTTTTCGACCTTGTAGTATTTGCCGTTGTAGTCGAATGGCTTTTCGCTGGTCCATTCCTGACGCGCGATGTCGAGGAATTCACCGGTCCGGGCGTAACGATCGTCCTTGTCGTCGAGCGTGTTGCCGTCCTGGCGCAGCTCGGTGGCGTTGCCGCCGGTGATGACGTGAAGCGATACGCGCCCGCCGTAAAGCTGATCGAGAGTGGCGAGCTGGCGTGCGAGCAGCGTGGGCGCAGTAAATCCCGGCCGCTGTGCGATCATGACCTTGAGCGTCTTCGTCACGTTCAGGACATGCTGACCGATCTGGAGCGCGTCCGGCGTCGTCGAGTGAAACGCCAGCAATGCGCGGTCGAAGCCGGCAAGTTCATGCGCCTTCGCCACCGTTTCGATATGAACGGCATCGAGAACGGGTCCGGACCGCACGATGGTTTCCGAGGAATTGTTGTTCGAGATATATCCGATGAATTCGACGGACATGATGGGGCTCCAGTTTGGGGAAGGTTCAGAGGTCGAGCGCGACGCGGCCGGCCGAGATTCGGGTGGTATCGTCCTGCGGGGTATGGACGCGCCCACAGAGCACGTCGCGATAGTGCCGCTGCAGCGGGTTGGTTCGCGACAGGCCGTGATTGCCCGCCAGCGACAGTGCGTCCTCGACCACGGCGACGGCGTTGTTCGTCACCGTCATCTTGACGATGTTGGACTCGGTGGCGCTGAGCGGCAGATTGTCGTCGAAACCATCGGCGAAACTGCCGATCAGACGCGCATTCACCGCAAGCCGCGCTTCGATGCCGCCGAGTACTTCCTGCGCCCGCGGCAAAGTCGACAGCGGTGCGCCGAGATTTGCCGGGACGCGCTCCCTGAGAAAGCCGACCAGCCAATCGCGGGCCGCGCGGGCGACGCCGTCGTAGATTGCGGAGATGAAGATGGCGCCGACGGTCGCCTGGGTGAAGTCGGGCGTTCGCCAATCGTCCGGCCGGCGGACGTCGATCTCGTGGTCGAGCGGAAAGACCACGTCTTCGAAGATGACGTCATGGCTGCCGCTGGCGCGCAGGCCGAGATGGTCCCAGGTCTCCACGATTTGCGTGCCCGGAAGGCCTGCTGGAACCAGAAACAGACCGACACGCGTTTCCGCCTCATCGGTCCTGGCCCAGACCGCGTACCATTTCAGGATCGGTGCGCCCGTCGAATAGATCTTGCGGCCACTCAGCCGCCATCCGGTTTCGGTGCGCCGCACGATCGTCGCCGGCAGCCCTCCCCGTGCCGGCGATCCGAGCTCGGGCTCGACGCGAAGCGCGTTGACCAGGGCAACGCCATCGACCGTCTCCCGGGCCAGCTTGCGGGACAGGCCGGCGGGCCAGCGCGTGCTGCGCGCCATCACGAGGTGCTGAATGTAGTGCATCGACAAGACCAGCGCGGTCGACGGATCGGCCTTACCGATAATGCCGAGAATGCGCGCCGCCTCCGCGGCGCCTGCACCCCCGCCGCCGAGGGCGGCCGGCACCGTCAGGGCCAGCAGGCCGGCCTCCGACAATTCCTCAAAGTTCCGGAACGGGAAGCTGCCGTCGCGGTCGTGGACCGGTGCCCGCTCCGCAAACGCCTTGGCCAGCAGCGTCGCGCGCCGGACGTGATCAGGCTCATCCCGCCGATGCGGCTCCCTCGTCGCGACGTGGTTCGATACCGTCACCATGTAGCGTCCAGTCCGAGCAAACCGAGGATTTGCTTGCGCAGGTCCGCGAGATAGGGATCGCCGCGATGGCGCGGATAAGGCCGTTCCACCAGGATGTCAGCCTTGATGCGCGCCGGCCGGTCACTGAGCACGATCACGCGATTGGCGAGGAACAACGCCTCTTCGGCGTCGTGCGTAACGAGCAGCGTCGTAAAGCGCTTGCGCTGCCACAGCGAGACGATCTCGGCCTGCATCGTGATCCGCGTCAGCGAATCGAGCTTGCCAAGCGGCTCGTCGAGGATGAGGATTTTTGGATCGTTGACCAGCGCGCGCGCGAGCGCAACGCGCTGGGCCATACCGCCCGAGAGTTGATGCGGATAAGCGTTGCGAAAGCCGGAAAGCCCGACCAGATCGATCGCCGCATCGACCCGCTGGCGCTGGCTTTTCAGGATGCCCTGTGCCTCCAGACCCAGCGCAACATTGTCCCAGACCGAGCGCCATGGAAACAGCGTGGGATCCTGGAACACGACGACCCGCGACGGGTGCGGCCCCTTGATGCGGACATCGTCCTCGCGCAACACCCCGCTGCGCGGCATTTCCAGTCCGGCGACCAGCCGCAGCAATGTCGACTTGCCGCAACCGGAAGGACCGAGCAGAGCGACGAACTCGCCCGGCTCGATCGAGAGACTGACGTCGTCCAGGACCGGCAGCGGGACGCCATCGATATCGAATTCATGGCTGACATGTTCGATATCGAGTTCGGCGCCGGCAGCAGGATATGCGACCACCTCGGCGGCAGAATGCGTTACCATTTGACGACCCCCTTCTGCCAGACCAGCAAGCGATCGCGCGTGCGGAA
This portion of the Bradyrhizobium sp. AZCC 2262 genome encodes:
- a CDS encoding RNA polymerase sigma factor is translated as MNDMLRLVEPVIPALRRYARALVRNRATADDLVQDCLERAVRHWHERHEGDPRSWLFTILHNLAVNQFRRSARRGQHIAIDEANEDDFGQNAVQEQKLMYQDVLDKLARLPDDQRAVLLLVAVEDLSYADTARALDIPIGTVMSRLSRAREKLQQEIEGSADGAPKNVVQLRSMK
- a CDS encoding MFS transporter, yielding MDGKADSADTNLRALIFALLALACGHMLSTLLRTIPAISLDVMAADFRTPPQTLASLTSIYHFAFAASQIPVGAAMDRFGVRPVSLSLLCGTIVGALASGLATGPESFLFGQFLLGVATSGMLMCPMTLAAKQMSAARFGLWSGIILSIGNIGMLLSASPLAFVVELWGWRAGFWISAGFGAVVAIAVFLLVPKQPAAQADPSSPLSQMAEVLRIGLSRPLRGLIGLALVSLAASLVLRGLWGGPWLMEIKALGRIEAGNMLGLFTLALIAGPVLMGILDRSIGHRREVLAAAHSFAALLLAVMAAGAPHHPLSELFGVNAVPAQIDGALFVLIGIAISTQPLLYGMTRQLVDAQNAGKALSAINLAFFLGAALMQSSTGVVATLYGLPAVLLFMAAALVAGTVVFVAYTQPSKS
- a CDS encoding ABC transporter substrate-binding protein, encoding MIRLALAAGLLLGFAIPASAQTTLRVGDQKGNSQAVMEAAGVLKDVPYKIEWKEFPAAAPLLEALGAGAIETGLVGDAPFTFAAAANVPVKAIAAVRQSRDGLAVLVREQSPIKSFDDLRGKKIATGRGSIGHQLILAALEARGWKVDDVQIAFLAPSDAKVAYTQGAVDAWSTWEPYVSQEEVLFKSRRVITGEGLTPGLGFQVATPIAIRDKRPELEDFVRRLAAARAWSAGNVGSYAETWGKLMNIPTAVPLNWLTRAKIRITPIDDDVVADEQKTIDLYFRAGLIKQNLNAADIVDRSFSEAIGKGAGL
- a CDS encoding DUF305 domain-containing protein gives rise to the protein MLQFFKPGLGAAFFGLRLLVAFAAPPLAFAHEAHQPPQQAATPDENAFLAENEAAMSKMMSAMEAKPTGDVDRDFVAMMAPHHQGAIDMAVLELRYGKNEQLRRIAQEIIVSQMQEIAAMKLAVGEPVTASVPAPTETSQAPAIHHHMNMSAGMKK
- a CDS encoding CmcJ/NvfI family oxidoreductase; translated protein: MGLQQAKLESLPFVTAELNYLAPTPGKPRTYAFDPPPGEPKSTALPEPHNVPIFDARLIAGNLSLDREGFALVRHPTIVRNFYDDKEVRSVYYPAVEAFLKATLKADRVLIFDHTVRKRVEGAADIRGAGPRQPATRVHVDQTDISGANRVREHLPEEADELLKGRVQVINVWRPIRGPLRDAPLAMADGQTVEPSDLVASDLIYPNRSGETYSVKYNPNHRWYYIPEMRTDEALLLKCYDSATDGRTRFGPHTAFVDPTTPADAAPRESIELRTLVFHKS
- a CDS encoding anti-sigma factor family protein; amino-acid sequence: MTNRPITEDDLHAYVDGVLEPEREAEVAAYLEGHPDMARRVAAFSDQRDLLRQALAPIADEPLPSRLNLSGMIEKRQRRPSPIWWAVAAMLMLCIGGLGGWVMRGSLRTSSGGLAALAQEAAYSYSVYAPDRVRPVEMRASDSAQLVQWVSNRLKQPVKLPDLTASGYRLMGGRLIATSHGPAAMFMYDDDRGDRLVVLTRPMISDQSAPMAPHSGGDVSGFAWADGGMGYSLVGQAAAEALKPIANEVRRQARSI
- a CDS encoding aspartate aminotransferase family protein; protein product: MYPDSNSSSQKMYDRALASLPGGNTRTTVFMKPYPIYAVRGEGCRVWDLDGNVYIDCINNFTSQIHGHAHPALVRAATAQLALGSAFGLPTESEVDLAELLVSRLTSVEQVRFANSGTEAVMMALKAARAHTGRPKIAKCEGAYHGSYDYAEVSLDPVPEAWGRNAPVSVAYAKGTPDNVLADVVTIPFNDTEAAVSLIREHGEGLACVLVDPMPNRAGLAPADGAYLEALRKVTREVGALLIFDEVITFRLGYRGAQGIWNIDPDLTTLGKIIGGGFPVGAIGGHNDVMAVFDPRPGKPALPHGGTFSANPVTMRAGIAAMELLDDAAFARLDAMGAAVRSGIDAAFKRRGVPGGTVGLGSLLKVHFADRPIRDYRSAYMSEEEGRRQAVFSRGLLNRGVLAAGYGLMALSTPMTDADIHAIIDAASGALGEVAGTL
- a CDS encoding LLM class flavin-dependent oxidoreductase — protein: MSVEFIGYISNNNSSETIVRSGPVLDAVHIETVAKAHELAGFDRALLAFHSTTPDALQIGQHVLNVTKTLKVMIAQRPGFTAPTLLARQLATLDQLYGGRVSLHVITGGNATELRQDGNTLDDKDDRYARTGEFLDIARQEWTSEKPFDYNGKYYKVEKGFSQIKPHHPGGIYTFVGGGSDAAIEVAGKHADTFALWGESYAQVRDVTARVRAAAARYGRPTPRFSLSVRPILAETEEKAWAKADDILARATALQDKTGYRKPADGHATAGARRLLALAEQGTRIDKRLWTEIAKLTGANSNTTALVGTPEQVAEVFGDYYELGISHFLIRGFDPLIDAIEYGRELIPLTRKLIAERQSAHGVAAQ
- a CDS encoding acyl-CoA dehydrogenase family protein, producing the protein MVTVSNHVATREPHRRDEPDHVRRATLLAKAFAERAPVHDRDGSFPFRNFEELSEAGLLALTVPAALGGGGAGAAEAARILGIIGKADPSTALVLSMHYIQHLVMARSTRWPAGLSRKLARETVDGVALVNALRVEPELGSPARGGLPATIVRRTETGWRLSGRKIYSTGAPILKWYAVWARTDEAETRVGLFLVPAGLPGTQIVETWDHLGLRASGSHDVIFEDVVFPLDHEIDVRRPDDWRTPDFTQATVGAIFISAIYDGVARAARDWLVGFLRERVPANLGAPLSTLPRAQEVLGGIEARLAVNARLIGSFADGFDDNLPLSATESNIVKMTVTNNAVAVVEDALSLAGNHGLSRTNPLQRHYRDVLCGRVHTPQDDTTRISAGRVALDL
- a CDS encoding YncE family protein; the protein is MNYSTLRSSLLACTIVAALTTTLMLPAAALAGQPPGAATSPDIPISHRDRVYAAEQFSNTVSVTDPVDNKLLGVIRLGDPQPGNFSPLYKGQVLVHGMGYSPDHKTLAVVSIGSNSVTFIDTATNAVKHVTYVGRSPHEAFFTPDGREVWVTVRGENYISVIDATSFAEKRRIEVPAGPGMQIFSPDGKYGYVCSSFNPETVVVSVADHAIVARVKQESPFCPNIAATPDGEQVWFTLKDIGKTQVFNARPPFNPIKTIETGPITNHVNFARTPKGTFAYVTIGGTNEVKVFRTDDFSQVATIPVGNLPHGVWPSGDGTRVYVGLENADALAAIDTATNKVVANIPIGQAPQAIAYVPGAAPNPDDRQNLQSLGIAGQVAHLTLGPKGEARGEKSPTSVSLFDQGLIQVVQASVTGLQPKQRYVLALADKNDGTGSVQPLAAFMTNPAGSAIVNAVGPIRQIVQNSTAAERRYLVIAPGEPTKFGDAVQVQAP